A single genomic interval of Pangasianodon hypophthalmus isolate fPanHyp1 chromosome 8, fPanHyp1.pri, whole genome shotgun sequence harbors:
- the rnf165b gene encoding E3 ubiquitin-protein ligase RNF165 yields the protein MVLVHVGYLVLPVFGSVRNRGSQFNRHQHSHATSCRHFQVGPQAQIPVDFPMPHPGQSQAGMNPHLGPTHQPAAPLHPPLGHIPAPQFQDIQGPPFLPQALHQQYLIQQQILEAQHRRFLPQPRHAQERTAHHPQTIRAPYEYTPSIHVPPPPPVPQQPRYLAEGTDWDLSVDPGLPHSHYHVPQLPQHYQHYLASPRLHHFPRNASSAQVVVHEIRNYPYPQLHLLTLQGLNPSRHATAVRESYEELLQLEDRLGNVNRGAVQTTIERFTFPHKYKKRRPLELKIGMDEDELDTDEKCTICLSMLEDGEDVRRLPCMHLFHQACVDQWLATNKKCPICRVDIETQLTPDS from the exons GATCTCAGTTTAACAGGCATCAGCATAGCCATGCTACCTCTTGCCGGCATTTCCAAGTAGGGCCCCAAGCCCAGATCCCTGTTGACTTCCCAATGCCCCATCCAGGACAATCTCAGGCGGGCATGAACCCGCACCTTGGCCCAACGCACCAGCCAGCTGCCCCGTTGCATCCTCCCCTCGGCCACATACCAGCACCACAGTTCCAGGACATCCAAGGCCCCCCCTTCCTACCTCAGGCTTTACACCAGCAATACCTCATTCAGCAGCAGATCCTGGAGGCACAGCACAGGAGGTTCCTTCCACAGCCCAG ACATGCCCAAGAGAGAACAGCACACCATCCCCAGACGATCCGTGCCCCCTATGAATACACCCCCTCCATACATGTTCCTCCCCCTCCACCTGTGCCGCAGCAGCCGCGCTATCTTGCTGAAGGAACAGACTG GGACTTGAGTGTGGACCCTGGTCTACCTCATTCGCATTACCATGTTCCTCAGCTCCCGCAGCACTATCAGCACTACCTGGCCTCTCCAAGGCTGCACCACTTTCCCAGAAATGCATCCTCAGCACAAGTG GTTGTCCATGAGATCAGAAACTACCCCTACCCACAGTTACATCTATTGACCCTGCAGGGCCTCAATCCCTCCCGCCATGCCACCGCTGTGAGGGAAAGCTATGAG gAACTCTTACAGCTGGAAGACAGGCTTGGTAATGTGAATCGAGGGGCTGTGCAGACCACCATTGAGAGGTTTACATTTCCTCATAAATACAAAAAG AGAAGACCACTGGAGCTGAAAATAGGGATGGATGAAGATGAACTGGACACAGATGAAAAGTGTACAATCTGCCTGTCGATGCTTGAGGATGGAGAAGATGTGAG GAGATTACCCTGCATGCACCTCTTCCATCAGGCTTGTGTTGACCAGTGGCTTGCAACCAATAAGAAGTGTCCAATTTGCAGGGTGGACATTGAGACCCAGCTGACTCCAGACAGCTGA